The Algoriphagus sanaruensis genome window below encodes:
- the purN gene encoding phosphoribosylglycinamide formyltransferase, with protein sequence MKRLAILASGSGSNAEKIMEYFKDSQKATISLVASNKADAFVLERARKFGVPTFTFTRKEMDAGLLLNKLQEEKIDWVILAGFLLKIPEDLIRAFPDHMVNIHPALLPKYGGKGMYGHHVHEAVKAAGDTETGITIHLVNEHYDEGKIIFQAATSLTEEDTPDTIAQKVHALEHRYFPEVIDSLMEK encoded by the coding sequence ATGAAGCGTCTGGCCATTCTCGCCTCCGGCAGCGGATCCAATGCCGAAAAAATTATGGAGTATTTTAAAGACTCCCAAAAAGCTACGATCTCACTTGTGGCTTCCAATAAAGCGGATGCATTTGTTCTTGAGAGAGCCCGAAAGTTTGGAGTACCGACCTTTACCTTCACTCGAAAAGAAATGGATGCTGGCCTGCTCTTAAATAAACTTCAAGAAGAAAAGATTGATTGGGTGATTTTGGCAGGTTTTTTACTCAAAATCCCAGAAGATTTGATTCGGGCTTTTCCGGATCACATGGTCAATATTCACCCGGCACTACTACCCAAGTATGGAGGAAAAGGCATGTATGGACATCATGTACACGAAGCAGTGAAAGCAGCGGGTGACACCGAAACCGGAATTACCATTCATCTGGTCAATGAACATTACGACGAGGGTAAAATTATATTTCAAGCTGCGACTTCCTTGACGGAAGAGGACACTCCTGACACGATCGCTCAAAAGGTCCATGCCTTGGAGCATCGGTATTTTCCGGAAGTCATTGATAGTTTGATGGAGAAGTAA
- a CDS encoding dihydrofolate reductase family protein translates to MNTSNRVFIATSLDGFIADSEGKIDFLDTFPEINQIDSGYFSFTADIDAMVMGRVTFETVCGFGIDWPYQKPVFVLSNSLTELPEKYQGKVELVNGSLTQVLANLHQRGFYKLYIDGGKTIQSFLQEDLIDEMIITVIPVLLGSGFSLFGPLQNPLIFECMESKLFLDKIVQNHFVRQKPLVSS, encoded by the coding sequence ATGAACACCAGCAACCGCGTATTTATTGCCACAAGCTTGGACGGATTTATCGCCGATTCAGAAGGCAAAATAGACTTCTTAGACACTTTTCCGGAAATCAATCAAATCGACTCGGGCTATTTTTCCTTTACTGCTGACATCGATGCGATGGTCATGGGAAGGGTCACATTTGAAACTGTATGTGGCTTTGGGATCGATTGGCCCTACCAAAAACCGGTGTTTGTGTTAAGTAATAGCTTGACGGAACTCCCTGAGAAGTATCAGGGCAAGGTGGAGCTCGTTAATGGTTCCCTAACCCAGGTCTTGGCAAACCTTCATCAAAGGGGATTTTATAAACTGTATATCGATGGGGGAAAAACGATCCAAAGTTTTCTTCAAGAAGATCTGATCGACGAAATGATCATCACAGTGATCCCAGTCTTATTGGGCTCGGGCTTCTCTTTATTCGGTCCCCTCCAAAATCCCTTGATTTTTGAATGCATGGAGAGCAAGTTGTTTCTGGATAAGATTGTCCAAAATCATTTTGTGAGGCAGAAACCCCTAGTTTCCTCCTAA
- the xerA gene encoding site-specific tyrosine recombinase/integron integrase gives MNPFPITLLVTEKKIFLKMPKNEADLDFVRSLRYSRWNGESYRWEIPNYPGNLDNIKRHFGDRISELTETLEPEPPKEEIYIPEKGQVLIIKEKGSLKLHFLYHDELIKAVKQIPFYRWDVAQKHWILPFSPKYEQEIRQKIAELGLELVYREKTKSKSEKRAKLNTQGFTKTCPPEYIQKLQERRYSPQTLKAYSALFTEFINFFPNRELDDLEEKDIMDFSTHLVINRKVSSSYQNQAINAIKFYFEKVKGGPRKFYPIDRPQREKILPEVCSEEEVVSILKNTSNLKHRAILTTIYSAGLRISELINLKISHIDSNRMQIRVEQSKGKKDRYTLLSPKTLKLLREYIKEYRPNFYLFEGQGSAKETPVPYAARSIQAILKESAKKAGITKSISVHTLRHSFATHLLEHGTDLRYIQSLLGHESSKTTEIYTHVTTKGFDQIKSPLDKLDMDD, from the coding sequence ATGAATCCTTTTCCCATCACTCTTTTGGTGACCGAGAAGAAAATTTTTCTCAAAATGCCCAAAAATGAGGCTGACCTTGATTTTGTCCGTAGCCTCAGATATAGTCGTTGGAATGGAGAAAGTTACCGATGGGAAATTCCAAACTATCCCGGTAATCTGGACAATATCAAGCGTCATTTTGGAGATCGAATCTCTGAACTGACGGAGACCTTAGAGCCTGAACCTCCTAAAGAGGAAATCTATATTCCCGAAAAAGGCCAAGTCTTGATCATAAAAGAAAAAGGAAGCCTAAAACTTCATTTTCTATACCACGACGAACTGATCAAAGCAGTCAAGCAAATTCCCTTTTACCGATGGGATGTCGCTCAAAAACACTGGATCCTCCCTTTTTCTCCGAAGTATGAACAGGAGATCCGGCAGAAAATCGCCGAGTTGGGCTTGGAATTGGTCTACAGGGAAAAGACCAAATCAAAATCTGAAAAACGGGCAAAGCTAAACACGCAAGGTTTTACCAAAACTTGCCCCCCTGAGTACATCCAAAAGCTTCAGGAAAGGCGATACAGCCCACAAACCCTCAAAGCCTATTCAGCACTATTTACCGAATTCATCAACTTTTTCCCGAATCGGGAGTTGGATGATCTTGAGGAAAAAGACATCATGGACTTTTCTACCCACCTGGTCATAAATAGGAAGGTATCCTCCTCCTACCAAAATCAGGCTATCAATGCTATTAAATTTTACTTTGAGAAAGTCAAAGGAGGTCCACGAAAATTTTATCCGATAGACCGACCCCAGAGGGAGAAAATTTTACCGGAGGTATGCAGTGAAGAAGAAGTTGTTAGTATATTGAAAAACACTTCCAACCTTAAGCACCGAGCCATTTTGACTACCATCTACTCAGCAGGACTTCGCATCAGTGAGCTGATAAATTTGAAAATTTCCCATATCGATTCCAACCGAATGCAAATCCGAGTAGAACAGTCTAAGGGTAAAAAAGATCGCTATACCCTGCTGTCTCCAAAAACCCTGAAACTTCTCAGGGAATACATTAAAGAGTACCGACCAAATTTTTATTTATTTGAAGGCCAAGGAAGTGCCAAAGAAACCCCAGTTCCCTATGCTGCCAGAAGTATTCAGGCCATTCTTAAAGAATCCGCCAAAAAGGCTGGAATTACAAAAAGCATAAGCGTACATACACTTCGGCATTCCTTTGCCACCCATCTCTTGGAGCATGGCACCGATCTGAGGTATATCCAAAGTCTATTAGGGCACGAAAGCAGTAAGACCACGGAGATTTACACCCATGTTACGACCAAAGGTTTTGACCAAATCAAAAGCCCCTTGGATAAATTGGACATGGATGACTAA
- a CDS encoding bleomycin resistance protein, which yields MLTQIHPKLPMRNKQITRAFYLEKLGFSELGASDFPAYLMVRKDLIELHFFEFKALDTKENYGQIYVRVHGIEAFYQQLKASGVEIHPNGPLQLKPWGQKEFSILDPDNNLITFGEGM from the coding sequence ATGCTCACCCAGATTCACCCCAAGCTCCCCATGCGAAACAAGCAAATTACACGTGCTTTTTACCTAGAGAAGTTGGGCTTTTCTGAGCTGGGTGCCTCGGATTTTCCGGCCTATTTGATGGTTAGAAAAGACTTAATCGAGCTCCATTTTTTTGAATTTAAAGCCCTGGATACCAAGGAAAATTATGGGCAGATTTATGTACGAGTTCATGGAATAGAGGCCTTTTATCAACAACTAAAAGCCAGTGGCGTCGAGATCCACCCAAATGGCCCACTTCAACTCAAGCCTTGGGGACAAAAGGAATTTTCAATTCTGGATCCCGATAATAATCTGATCACATTCGGGGAAGGAATGTAA
- a CDS encoding cupin domain-containing protein produces the protein MEKINLQEKLSLFQEHWSPKIVGELNGQHVKLAKLKGEFIWHHHELEDELFWVLKGTLKMEFRDKTVLIHENEFLIVPRGVEHRPVAEEEVSVLLFEPASTLNTGNTQNEFTKDHLDRI, from the coding sequence ATGGAAAAAATTAACCTTCAGGAAAAGCTCTCGCTTTTCCAAGAGCATTGGTCTCCAAAAATTGTAGGCGAGCTTAATGGCCAACATGTCAAACTGGCCAAATTAAAAGGTGAATTCATCTGGCATCACCACGAACTGGAAGACGAACTTTTTTGGGTACTTAAGGGAACCCTTAAAATGGAATTTCGGGACAAAACGGTCTTGATCCATGAAAACGAATTTCTGATTGTCCCTCGGGGAGTAGAACATAGACCTGTGGCAGAAGAGGAGGTTTCGGTCCTTCTTTTTGAGCCCGCATCCACCCTCAACACCGGAAATACCCAAAATGAGTTTACCAAAGATCACTTGGATCGAATCTAG
- the purH gene encoding bifunctional phosphoribosylaminoimidazolecarboxamide formyltransferase/IMP cyclohydrolase, translated as MAVKKIQSALISVFYKDNLEPIIALLKKHGVKIYSTGGTQKFIEEQGAEVIPVEELTSYPSIFGGRVKTLHPKVFGGILYRRENEGDVAQAVEYDIPAIDLVIVDLYPFEETVASGASEADIIEKIDIGGISLIRAAAKNFKDVIIIASKNQYRELEAKLEAQDGGTTLEDRRYFAAQAFQVSSNYDTHIFNYFNQAENIPALKVSESKAKALRYGENPHQAAHFYGNLEDLFDQLNGKELSYNNLVDVDAAVNLIAEFPDQTAFAILKHTNACGCATANSVKEAYQKAFAADTTSAFGGVLVTNQTVDKDAAEEMNSLFFEVLIAPEFTEEALTVLKGKKNRILLRQKMALPGTKMIKTLLNGVIEQDKDLATESKADFKVVTKVAPTEKELDALVFAAKVCKHTKSNTIVLSNDSQLFASGVGQTSRVDALRQAIIKAKEFGFDLKGAVMASDAFFPFPDCVEIAHEAGITAVVQPGGSIKDQDSVDFCDAHGMSMVMTGVRHFKH; from the coding sequence ATGGCTGTAAAAAAAATTCAATCTGCTTTAATTTCAGTCTTCTACAAAGACAATCTCGAACCAATCATTGCCCTTCTTAAGAAACATGGAGTTAAAATTTACTCCACCGGAGGAACGCAAAAATTTATCGAAGAACAAGGAGCAGAAGTTATTCCAGTTGAAGAGCTGACCTCCTACCCTTCCATCTTTGGAGGACGCGTAAAAACCCTTCACCCAAAAGTATTCGGTGGCATTCTCTACCGAAGAGAAAATGAAGGCGATGTGGCTCAAGCGGTAGAATACGATATTCCAGCCATCGATTTGGTAATTGTAGACTTGTATCCGTTCGAAGAAACTGTTGCATCTGGAGCTTCTGAGGCAGATATCATTGAAAAAATCGACATCGGAGGAATCTCTCTGATCAGAGCTGCTGCCAAAAACTTCAAGGATGTAATTATCATCGCTTCCAAAAATCAATACAGAGAACTTGAGGCTAAATTGGAGGCTCAAGATGGCGGCACGACCCTCGAAGACCGAAGATATTTCGCTGCTCAAGCATTTCAAGTGTCTTCCAATTACGACACACATATTTTCAATTACTTTAACCAAGCCGAAAATATCCCTGCATTGAAGGTTTCTGAAAGCAAAGCCAAGGCGCTTCGCTATGGAGAAAACCCACATCAAGCGGCTCATTTCTACGGAAATTTGGAAGACCTTTTTGACCAATTGAATGGGAAGGAACTTTCTTACAACAACTTGGTCGACGTGGATGCTGCTGTCAATTTGATCGCTGAATTCCCTGATCAAACTGCTTTTGCAATTCTCAAGCATACCAATGCTTGCGGTTGCGCCACCGCTAACTCCGTGAAAGAAGCCTATCAAAAAGCATTTGCCGCAGATACCACTTCTGCTTTCGGCGGTGTTTTGGTCACCAACCAGACCGTTGACAAGGATGCTGCTGAGGAAATGAACTCTCTTTTCTTCGAAGTATTGATTGCTCCGGAATTTACAGAGGAGGCTTTGACTGTCCTAAAAGGCAAGAAAAACAGAATCCTTCTTCGTCAAAAGATGGCCCTTCCTGGCACCAAAATGATCAAAACGCTTTTGAATGGAGTAATCGAACAAGACAAGGATTTGGCTACCGAAAGCAAGGCAGATTTTAAAGTGGTGACGAAAGTTGCTCCAACGGAAAAGGAATTGGATGCCTTGGTTTTCGCAGCGAAGGTTTGTAAGCATACCAAGTCGAATACCATTGTATTGAGCAATGACTCTCAGCTGTTTGCCTCTGGTGTTGGTCAAACTTCCCGAGTGGACGCCTTGCGTCAAGCAATCATCAAAGCCAAGGAATTTGGGTTTGACTTGAAAGGAGCTGTGATGGCCTCTGATGCTTTCTTCCCATTCCCGGATTGTGTGGAAATTGCCCATGAAGCAGGAATCACCGCGGTAGTTCAGCCAGGAGGATCAATCAAAGATCAAGACAGTGTAGACTTCTGCGATGCACATGGCATGAGCATGGTAATGACTGGCGTGAGACATTTCAAGCATTGA
- the cysS gene encoding cysteine--tRNA ligase, whose translation MKSHQLKLYNTLSRQKETFEPINAPFVGMYVCGPTVYGDAHLGHGRPAVTFDTVNRYLTHLGYRVRYVRNITDVGHLTGDADEGEDKIAKKAKLEQLEPMEVAQQYTDTYHRDMALLNTWKPSIEPRATGHIPEQIALVEAILKEGLAYEVNGSVYFDVLKYNNSYKYGKLSGRVLDELISGSRDLDGQGEKRNSVDFALWKNAAPEHLMKWESPWGVGFPGWHLECTAMSSKYLGTQFDIHGGGMDLMFPHHECEIAQGNACNHRDPAKYWMHNNMITINGQKMGKSLGNFITLQELFSGNHRLLEQAYSPMTIRYFMLTAHYRSTLDFSNDALKAAQKGYKKIINGLRIARALEYLPNPEITVDQEQINQVESSIAAAYRAMDDDFNTAQAIGHLFNLLKKINSIFTGQLSSAALGEEVFTKLKETFITFVVDILGLIEEKSDVQESMIELLLKLYSEAKTARDYAKVDEIRAGLKSMGFVVKDMKDKIDWAYEE comes from the coding sequence ATGAAATCGCACCAACTCAAGTTATACAACACCCTTTCCCGTCAGAAAGAAACTTTTGAACCCATCAACGCACCTTTTGTAGGAATGTATGTCTGCGGACCTACTGTGTATGGTGATGCTCACTTGGGTCATGGCCGTCCTGCTGTCACTTTTGATACGGTCAATCGCTATCTTACCCACTTGGGGTATCGAGTGAGGTATGTCCGAAACATCACCGATGTGGGGCATTTGACAGGAGATGCGGATGAGGGTGAGGATAAAATCGCCAAAAAAGCCAAGCTCGAGCAACTCGAACCCATGGAAGTGGCTCAGCAATATACCGACACCTATCATCGGGATATGGCTTTACTCAATACATGGAAACCAAGTATCGAGCCAAGGGCTACTGGCCATATTCCGGAGCAAATTGCCCTGGTAGAAGCAATCTTGAAAGAAGGCTTGGCTTACGAAGTAAATGGTTCGGTCTATTTCGATGTATTGAAATACAACAACAGCTACAAATACGGAAAGCTGTCTGGACGAGTCCTTGATGAATTGATCAGTGGAAGTCGGGATCTGGATGGACAAGGTGAGAAACGAAATTCAGTGGATTTTGCACTTTGGAAAAATGCAGCTCCTGAACATTTGATGAAATGGGAATCCCCTTGGGGAGTAGGTTTCCCAGGATGGCACTTGGAGTGTACTGCGATGAGTTCCAAATATTTGGGAACTCAATTTGATATTCATGGAGGCGGAATGGATTTGATGTTTCCACACCATGAATGCGAAATCGCCCAAGGAAATGCCTGCAACCACCGTGATCCAGCCAAATACTGGATGCACAATAACATGATTACCATCAATGGACAGAAGATGGGTAAGTCGCTTGGTAATTTCATTACCCTGCAGGAGCTTTTCAGTGGTAATCACCGATTGCTGGAGCAGGCCTACAGCCCAATGACAATTCGCTATTTTATGTTGACAGCGCATTACCGCTCCACCTTGGACTTTTCCAATGATGCGCTGAAAGCCGCTCAAAAAGGATACAAGAAAATCATCAATGGTCTACGAATCGCGAGAGCCTTAGAATACCTCCCAAATCCAGAAATCACAGTAGATCAAGAACAAATCAATCAGGTGGAAAGCAGCATTGCAGCGGCCTACCGAGCCATGGACGACGACTTTAACACTGCTCAAGCGATTGGCCATTTGTTCAACTTGCTGAAAAAAATCAATTCCATTTTCACCGGGCAACTTTCTTCTGCGGCCTTGGGTGAGGAAGTTTTTACCAAGCTCAAAGAAACATTTATCACCTTCGTCGTGGATATTTTGGGATTGATTGAGGAAAAAAGCGATGTGCAAGAATCGATGATTGAGCTCTTGCTGAAGCTTTATTCCGAAGCCAAAACAGCCCGAGACTATGCCAAAGTGGATGAAATTCGAGCTGGCTTGAAATCCATGGGATTTGTGGTGAAAGACATGAAAGACAAAATTGATTGGGCCTATGAAGAATAG
- a CDS encoding M28 family peptidase, which produces MKNSKIWLLLLMAFAWACSGEKTAETTTQEVVIKPYPSFNADSAYAFIQKQVDFGPRVPGTKGHQETKAWMITNLENYGWEVQTQDFQAKTYDGLTWDLTNIVASINPQASKRILLAAHWDSRRIADKDTERLNEPIDGANDGASGVGILMEIARVISSQELKPEVGIDLIFFDGEDDGEPEHANLRDNSQIWWCHGSQYWSKNKHVPNYSAYYGILVDLVGGKNARFYREGYSRQFASGILSKVWANATQLGHSGFFIQQDAPEILDDHVFVNMNAKIPMIDIIDFSPEVGFGHYHHTHRDNMEVIDTRTLQAVGETVLFTVYQE; this is translated from the coding sequence ATGAAGAATAGTAAAATTTGGCTTCTGCTTTTGATGGCTTTCGCCTGGGCTTGCTCAGGGGAAAAGACTGCAGAAACGACCACGCAGGAAGTGGTCATCAAGCCCTATCCTTCATTCAATGCCGATTCGGCATACGCATTTATCCAAAAGCAAGTTGATTTTGGCCCACGAGTACCCGGTACAAAAGGGCATCAGGAAACCAAGGCTTGGATGATTACCAATTTGGAAAATTACGGCTGGGAAGTTCAAACTCAGGATTTTCAAGCCAAAACTTACGATGGACTCACTTGGGATTTAACCAATATTGTTGCCTCTATTAATCCTCAAGCAAGCAAACGCATTCTTTTAGCCGCTCACTGGGATAGTCGACGGATCGCTGATAAGGATACCGAGCGACTCAACGAGCCGATTGATGGGGCAAATGATGGAGCTTCGGGTGTAGGAATTTTGATGGAAATTGCCCGGGTGATCAGCAGCCAAGAACTCAAACCTGAAGTTGGGATTGATTTGATCTTCTTTGACGGGGAGGATGACGGGGAACCTGAGCATGCCAATCTTCGGGACAATTCACAAATTTGGTGGTGCCATGGTTCGCAATATTGGTCTAAAAACAAGCATGTCCCCAACTATTCCGCTTATTATGGAATTTTGGTTGACTTAGTTGGGGGAAAAAATGCACGTTTTTATCGGGAAGGATATTCCCGACAATTTGCCAGCGGAATTTTATCCAAAGTATGGGCAAATGCTACGCAATTGGGTCATTCTGGATTTTTCATCCAACAGGACGCCCCCGAAATTTTAGATGATCATGTTTTTGTCAACATGAATGCAAAAATTCCAATGATCGATATTATCGATTTTTCTCCTGAGGTAGGATTTGGACATTACCACCACACGCACAGAGATAATATGGAGGTCATTGACACTCGTACTCTCCAGGCAGTCGGTGAAACTGTTTTGTTTACAGTTTATCAAGAATAA
- a CDS encoding LacI family DNA-binding transcriptional regulator produces MKKGHQITMKEIAKKLGVSVSTISRALKDSPELHPETKRKIVEAAKEMNYQPNLLAQSLRISRSKTLGVIVPEITSHFFASCISGIQDTANKRGYNVMICQSNELLEQEKANIRTLVSSQVDGLLISLSRETNQFEHLYDLYDREINFVLFDRVQEDIPVSKVTFNDAGGAYQVTKHLLENGSRRIVYVSGPEDLYISKKRKEGYLRALEEFGVHQDNSLIKITDLTTEGNIKVARDILAMRPRPDAVFCMIDPVAVDVLTEWKTQGIKIPEDIALAGFTNNPTSAVVEPPLTTVSQPGYEMGKLAVSHLLDQLDGIASEDPISIVLETTLVPRKSSQHFEVKE; encoded by the coding sequence ATGAAAAAAGGCCATCAGATCACCATGAAGGAAATCGCCAAAAAGCTCGGCGTGTCGGTTTCCACTATTTCTAGGGCTCTGAAAGATTCACCGGAATTACATCCCGAAACCAAGCGAAAAATCGTTGAGGCTGCGAAAGAAATGAATTACCAGCCCAATCTTCTGGCTCAAAGTCTTCGCATCAGCCGCTCCAAAACCCTGGGGGTGATTGTCCCCGAAATCACGTCTCATTTTTTTGCTTCATGTATTAGTGGCATCCAAGACACTGCCAACAAACGAGGCTATAACGTGATGATTTGCCAAAGCAATGAATTGCTAGAACAAGAGAAAGCCAATATTCGAACCTTGGTATCCAGTCAGGTAGATGGACTTTTGATTTCGCTCAGTCGGGAAACCAACCAATTTGAGCATCTCTATGATCTTTATGATCGGGAAATCAACTTCGTATTGTTTGACCGGGTTCAAGAAGATATTCCAGTCTCCAAAGTAACCTTCAATGATGCAGGAGGAGCCTATCAAGTCACCAAACACCTCTTGGAGAATGGCTCCCGAAGAATTGTGTATGTATCAGGACCTGAGGATCTATATATTTCCAAGAAAAGAAAAGAAGGCTACCTGAGAGCATTGGAGGAATTTGGCGTTCACCAAGACAATAGCCTCATCAAGATCACTGACCTCACCACTGAAGGAAATATCAAGGTTGCGAGAGATATTTTGGCCATGCGTCCTCGACCCGATGCTGTTTTTTGCATGATTGACCCAGTTGCCGTGGATGTATTGACCGAATGGAAAACCCAAGGCATTAAAATCCCTGAGGATATCGCCTTGGCAGGCTTTACCAACAACCCTACCTCTGCCGTGGTAGAACCTCCCCTGACGACCGTTTCCCAGCCAGGCTATGAAATGGGTAAGTTGGCCGTGAGTCACCTGTTGGATCAGTTGGACGGAATCGCCTCTGAAGACCCCATTTCCATTGTTTTGGAAACCACGCTGGTTCCAAGGAAATCTTCCCAACATTTTGAAGTAAAAGAGTAA
- the galK gene encoding galactokinase has protein sequence MISQLTQTFQSYFGSTPLVAFAPGRINLIGEHTDYQEGFVFPATVKQGIWVGIQKNGLTQARLYSIDFDQEFSFSLDFISPKNGHWATYVMGMCALMKQSGYEVQGFDMVIGGNIPVGSGLSSSAALSVAIGTAISSLFDFQIPKKNIVLYSQKSEHLYAGVKCGIMDPYASAFGAEGKALLLDCRSNSHEEIPVNLGEYTLMLVNTKVKHSLADSAYNKRREACEESVKILQTEFPNLITLRDLAITDLEKVEQLLPKELFLKAKHVITECSRVHEAATALQAGELGSFGKLLNASHFSLSQDFEVSCPELDFLAEKAQALDFVLGSRMMGGGFGGCTLNLVKTSELEAFQTALTSPYDQAFQKTPEFILVEIGEGARVLG, from the coding sequence ATGATCTCCCAACTTACTCAAACCTTCCAATCCTATTTTGGCTCCACCCCACTTGTGGCATTTGCACCCGGAAGAATCAATTTGATTGGAGAGCATACTGACTATCAGGAAGGTTTTGTATTTCCTGCGACAGTTAAGCAAGGAATTTGGGTTGGAATTCAAAAAAACGGCTTGACCCAAGCGCGACTTTATTCGATAGACTTTGATCAGGAATTTAGTTTTTCCTTGGATTTTATTTCCCCGAAAAACGGACACTGGGCAACCTATGTGATGGGTATGTGTGCCTTGATGAAGCAATCAGGCTATGAAGTCCAAGGGTTTGATATGGTGATCGGAGGAAATATTCCGGTAGGTTCCGGGCTTTCTTCTTCGGCGGCTTTATCGGTTGCGATTGGAACGGCGATTTCGAGTTTGTTTGACTTTCAAATCCCCAAGAAAAATATTGTCCTATACTCCCAAAAATCCGAGCACCTCTACGCCGGAGTCAAATGCGGAATTATGGACCCCTATGCCTCTGCATTTGGTGCAGAAGGAAAAGCACTTTTGCTGGATTGTCGCAGCAATTCCCATGAAGAAATACCGGTAAATCTTGGCGAGTACACCCTAATGTTGGTGAATACCAAAGTGAAGCACTCATTGGCAGATTCGGCATACAACAAGCGAAGAGAAGCCTGCGAGGAAAGTGTAAAAATCCTTCAAACTGAATTTCCAAACCTCATTACCCTACGGGATTTGGCAATTACAGATCTTGAAAAGGTAGAACAGCTCCTTCCCAAGGAACTTTTCCTAAAAGCAAAACACGTCATCACTGAATGTAGCCGAGTACATGAAGCGGCGACAGCTTTACAAGCTGGAGAATTGGGCTCTTTCGGCAAACTGCTCAACGCTTCACACTTTAGTCTCAGTCAAGACTTTGAGGTCAGCTGTCCAGAACTCGATTTTCTGGCAGAAAAGGCCCAAGCCCTTGATTTTGTCCTTGGCTCACGAATGATGGGCGGAGGCTTTGGAGGCTGTACGCTCAACTTGGTCAAAACTTCCGAACTGGAAGCTTTCCAAACTGCTTTAACCTCTCCTTACGACCAAGCCTTCCAAAAGACCCCTGAGTTCATTTTAGTGGAGATTGGTGAGGGAGCGAGGGTACTTGGGTAA
- the yaaA gene encoding peroxide stress protein YaaA, whose product MAYLITCAGSKVNPDKKNISSIESLSFSEKLDDSRKKLIELLGDKVSMDWDYTLPAWKLYSGNRSKLYPRVDEGCWEKDGINVLILSAMFGWIRHDDLIPFYDLRMTDTLNNGLPIWKFWFYEDVLIKIIEKTDVDLLSGSYRKAIIGRNQPVGILPNMRFTDYGVQKGMWLNQELTKY is encoded by the coding sequence ATGGCATATTTAATAACATGCGCAGGCTCAAAAGTAAATCCCGATAAAAAAAATATTTCTAGCATCGAGTCTCTTTCTTTTTCAGAGAAATTAGATGATTCCAGAAAGAAGCTTATAGAATTGTTGGGTGATAAAGTTAGTATGGATTGGGATTATACTCTTCCTGCTTGGAAATTGTATTCAGGAAATAGAAGTAAGCTTTATCCCAGAGTGGATGAAGGATGTTGGGAAAAAGATGGAATAAATGTATTGATTTTGTCAGCCATGTTTGGATGGATTAGGCACGATGATCTTATCCCTTTTTATGATTTGAGAATGACTGATACTTTAAACAATGGATTGCCAATTTGGAAATTTTGGTTTTATGAAGATGTACTAATAAAAATAATTGAAAAAACTGACGTTGATCTCCTTTCAGGTAGTTATAGAAAAGCAATTATTGGAAGAAATCAGCCTGTTGGAATATTGCCAAATATGCGATTCACTGACTATGGCGTTCAAAAAGGAATGTGGCTAAATCAAGAATTAACTAAATACTGA